A DNA window from Xanthomonas campestris pv. campestris str. ATCC 33913 contains the following coding sequences:
- a CDS encoding I78 family peptidase inhibitor: MRFVLPTARLACTLVVLAALSACNKPQPDEQEAVSAKAQQAAEQASAPAPAAAPDAPPIGTCDATQVQSLVGQPLTETVSEQARNDAGAKAVRVLKPGQMTTMEFNGERLNLEVDAKNMITSVRCG; the protein is encoded by the coding sequence ATGAGGTTTGTCCTGCCTACCGCCCGCCTGGCCTGCACGCTGGTTGTGCTGGCCGCACTCAGCGCCTGTAACAAGCCGCAACCGGACGAGCAGGAAGCCGTCTCCGCCAAGGCGCAGCAAGCCGCCGAACAGGCCTCCGCCCCGGCACCGGCTGCCGCACCGGACGCACCGCCCATCGGCACCTGCGATGCCACCCAGGTGCAATCGCTGGTGGGTCAGCCCTTGACCGAAACCGTGAGCGAACAAGCCCGCAACGACGCCGGTGCCAAGGCGGTGCGTGTGCTCAAACCCGGCCAGATGACCACGATGGAGTTCAACGGCGAACGGCTCAATCTGGAAGTGGACGCCAAGAACATGATCACCTCGGTCCGCTGCGGCTGA
- a CDS encoding LysR family transcriptional regulator: MALLDELRAMAIFATVVRCGSFAAAARELALTRAVVSHHVGALEARLGVPLAYRSTRSFSLTPAGEAFRVHCERLLDEASDGLRGMELLRAEPQGEVRLTCSHHFGNKRILPALLAFRRRYPAIRLHIAMGDANVDLVQQGVDLAVRAGPLPDSTLYARPLVREATLLCASPAYVKRYGMPTTAAALKEHRWVIYPPSQRQTQIQIDGERIDIPVQGDIVTDSAVSRLAFVLAGEGIARLPGYDAAAPLAAGELVQVLPQAQTAPLEIYLVHSKKIGPSARLLRDFLLEVAREGGW; the protein is encoded by the coding sequence ATGGCTCTGCTGGACGAACTGCGCGCCATGGCGATCTTCGCCACGGTGGTCCGCTGTGGCAGTTTCGCCGCGGCCGCGCGCGAACTTGCGCTGACCCGCGCAGTGGTCAGCCATCACGTGGGCGCGTTGGAAGCGCGCCTGGGCGTGCCGTTGGCGTACCGCAGTACGCGCAGCTTCAGCCTGACCCCGGCGGGCGAGGCGTTTCGCGTGCATTGCGAGCGCTTGCTCGACGAAGCCTCGGACGGCTTGCGCGGCATGGAGCTGTTGCGCGCCGAACCGCAGGGCGAAGTGCGGCTCACCTGCTCGCACCATTTCGGCAACAAACGCATCCTGCCCGCGCTGCTGGCCTTTCGCCGCCGCTACCCGGCGATCCGCCTGCACATCGCGATGGGCGATGCCAACGTGGATCTGGTGCAGCAGGGCGTGGATCTGGCGGTGCGTGCCGGCCCGCTGCCGGATTCCACGCTGTACGCGCGGCCATTGGTGCGTGAAGCCACCTTGCTGTGCGCGTCACCGGCGTATGTAAAGCGCTACGGCATGCCCACCACGGCCGCTGCGCTCAAAGAGCATCGCTGGGTGATCTACCCGCCCAGTCAGCGGCAGACGCAGATTCAGATCGACGGCGAACGCATCGACATCCCGGTGCAGGGCGACATCGTCACCGACAGTGCGGTGTCACGGCTGGCCTTCGTGCTTGCCGGCGAAGGCATCGCGCGCCTGCCCGGCTACGATGCCGCCGCCCCGCTGGCCGCAGGCGAACTGGTGCAGGTGCTGCCGCAGGCACAGACCGCACCGCTGGAGATCTACCTGGTGCATTCGAAAAAGATCGGCCCCAGCGCCCGATTGCTGCGCGACTTTCTGCTGGAGGTGGCGCGCGAGGGTGGCTGGTAG
- a CDS encoding antibiotic biosynthesis monooxygenase family protein: MSAPARPIVVVARWSVPASARAIVLALLPELQRQSLQEPGCLGYEVLHAPQALECIVLIERYRDSAAIEAHRSSTHYSSLVVERIVPLLSSRQVDLLETLD; the protein is encoded by the coding sequence ATGAGCGCGCCGGCCCGCCCCATCGTGGTGGTGGCGCGCTGGAGCGTGCCTGCCAGCGCGCGCGCCATAGTGCTGGCGCTGCTGCCAGAGCTGCAGCGGCAGTCGCTGCAGGAACCCGGCTGCCTCGGATACGAGGTGCTGCATGCACCGCAAGCACTGGAGTGCATCGTGCTGATCGAACGCTACCGCGACAGCGCTGCCATCGAAGCGCACCGCAGCAGCACGCACTACAGCAGCCTGGTGGTCGAACGCATCGTGCCGCTGCTGAGCAGCCGGCAGGTGGATCTGCTGGAGACGCTCGACTGA
- a CDS encoding type 1 glutamine amidotransferase domain-containing protein, translating into MHIKHVLFVLTNAGQIGPHQRPTGYFFPEVAHPVEVLEQAGIAIEFASPAGGAAPEDGYDASDAAQLAFRHSRAFGRMAHSRKLSEVDVRDYDAVFVPGGLGPMVDVSGNRDVQALIKQAWEADMLVAAVCHGPSALLGITLDDGTALVQGRRVTGFSTAEEDGYARADVPFDLESALREEGALYVAGADWQPHVVVDGTLITGQNPASAGPLAHALVAALQVQA; encoded by the coding sequence ATGCACATCAAGCATGTCTTGTTCGTACTGACAAACGCCGGCCAGATCGGTCCCCATCAGCGCCCCACCGGCTACTTCTTCCCGGAAGTGGCGCACCCGGTCGAGGTGCTGGAGCAGGCTGGCATCGCGATCGAATTCGCCTCGCCTGCCGGTGGCGCGGCACCGGAGGATGGCTACGACGCGTCTGATGCGGCGCAGCTGGCGTTTCGCCACAGCAGGGCTTTCGGCCGCATGGCGCATAGCCGCAAGTTGTCGGAAGTGGACGTGCGCGATTACGACGCCGTGTTCGTGCCCGGCGGGCTGGGCCCGATGGTGGATGTCAGCGGGAACCGCGATGTGCAGGCGTTGATCAAGCAGGCGTGGGAGGCCGACATGCTGGTCGCCGCTGTCTGCCACGGCCCGTCCGCGCTGCTGGGCATCACGCTGGACGATGGCACCGCTTTGGTCCAGGGCCGTCGCGTCACCGGTTTTTCCACCGCCGAGGAGGACGGCTACGCGCGCGCCGATGTGCCGTTCGACCTTGAATCCGCCTTGCGCGAGGAAGGTGCGCTGTACGTTGCCGGCGCAGACTGGCAGCCGCATGTGGTGGTGGACGGCACGCTGATCACCGGCCAGAACCCCGCCTCTGCCGGCCCGCTTGCGCACGCACTGGTGGCCGCACTGCAGGTGCAGGCATGA
- a CDS encoding DNA topoisomerase IB: MTLTRPSPARPNNRRQPSDVCAMKANRVIRNAAVAASTAGKLATVATTAVAATAAVTTAAAVAQAKATARAAGLIYVNDQQPGISRRKAGKNFSYRDADGQRVTDADTLQRIRALAIPPAYTEVWICAKPNGHLQATGRDARRRKQYRYHADWAQVRGEGKFERVIAFGEALPKLRRRLRRDLLLPGFPREKVLAIVVALLADTLVRVGNAEYSRSNRSYGLTTLRNRHMEFLKGGRARLKFRGKSGQEHEIEVDDKHLVKLIRECQQLPGQSLFQYKDDDGQLQPVDSGEVNDYLREAMGEDFTAKDFRTWGGTLAALQRLARLPVPERSSERALKQVQNDVIREVADALGNTPSVCRKAYIDPCVFEGWRAGELQTLATGVRGERQWEAATLRFLSASRAKVRKVVKAAKSSATSVKPAKRASKCAIKRPTTTKAGARKAA; the protein is encoded by the coding sequence ATGACGTTGACGCGGCCTAGTCCGGCCCGGCCCAACAATCGGCGCCAGCCTTCCGATGTGTGCGCCATGAAAGCCAACCGTGTTATTCGCAATGCCGCCGTCGCTGCCAGCACCGCGGGCAAGCTGGCCACCGTCGCCACCACTGCGGTGGCCGCCACCGCCGCCGTCACCACCGCTGCTGCGGTGGCCCAGGCCAAGGCCACCGCGCGTGCGGCCGGCCTGATCTATGTCAACGACCAGCAGCCCGGGATCAGCCGCCGCAAGGCTGGCAAAAACTTCAGCTACCGGGACGCGGACGGGCAGCGGGTGACCGATGCCGACACCTTGCAGCGGATCCGCGCGCTGGCCATTCCGCCGGCGTATACCGAGGTGTGGATCTGCGCCAAGCCCAACGGCCATCTGCAGGCCACCGGCCGCGATGCACGCCGGCGCAAGCAGTACCGCTACCACGCCGATTGGGCGCAGGTGCGGGGCGAAGGCAAGTTCGAGCGTGTGATCGCCTTCGGCGAAGCACTGCCGAAGTTGCGCCGCCGGCTGCGCCGCGATCTGCTGCTGCCGGGCTTCCCGCGTGAAAAAGTACTGGCCATCGTGGTGGCGTTGCTGGCTGACACGCTGGTGCGTGTGGGCAATGCCGAATACTCGCGCAGCAATCGCTCCTACGGGCTGACCACGCTGCGCAACCGGCACATGGAATTTCTGAAAGGCGGCCGCGCGCGGCTCAAGTTCCGCGGTAAGAGTGGCCAAGAACATGAGATCGAAGTCGACGACAAGCACCTGGTCAAACTGATCCGCGAATGCCAGCAGCTGCCGGGGCAGTCGCTGTTTCAGTACAAGGATGATGACGGCCAGCTGCAGCCGGTGGATTCGGGCGAGGTCAACGACTATCTGCGCGAGGCGATGGGCGAGGACTTCACCGCAAAGGACTTCCGCACCTGGGGCGGCACGCTGGCGGCGTTGCAGCGCCTGGCGCGGCTGCCCGTGCCCGAGCGCAGCAGCGAGCGGGCACTCAAGCAGGTGCAGAACGATGTCATTCGCGAGGTGGCCGATGCACTGGGCAACACGCCGTCGGTCTGCCGCAAAGCCTACATCGACCCTTGCGTGTTCGAAGGCTGGCGCGCTGGCGAGTTGCAGACCCTGGCCACCGGTGTGCGCGGCGAACGGCAATGGGAAGCGGCCACGCTGCGGTTCTTGAGCGCCTCGCGCGCCAAGGTGCGCAAGGTGGTGAAAGCGGCGAAGTCCTCGGCCACATCGGTCAAGCCAGCCAAGCGTGCGAGCAAGTGTGCCATCAAGCGGCCGACCACCACGAAGGCTGGAGCACGCAAGGCAGCGTGA
- the gltB gene encoding glutamate synthase large subunit, translated as MAPRTRQGLDDYGLYNSARDERDACGFGMVAQLDDQPSRSLVDTAIAALSRMTHRGGVAADGLTGDGCGLLIRKPDAFLRGLARDAGITLGTRYAAGVVFLPLDEADAARCRSELETQLQIAGVQFRGWRVVPTDDSVCGQLARDTLPRIEQVFVDAGVEQTEDGFTLALFLARRRAEQALREVDNFYVTTLSPNGISYKGMVLPDKLSTFYPDLQRSDLSSSAIVFHQRFSTNTLPRWPLAHPFRLLAHNGEINTIEGNRRWAQARSKVWQTPRFDIAEFDPVISMHGSDSQSLDNMLELLIAGGMDLLQALRILVPPATQSLEFKDADLAAFYEFYGLNTEPWDGPAGIVACDSRYAACMLDRNGLRPARWMLTSDRHFLVASEAGVWELPAERITRKGKLGPGEMMAIDLKRGDLLDSDAIDRINRARAPYKQWLQQGVTYLQTELIDPSLVEEPFSEQTLRSYHKLFQLSTEEVEQILRPLAETEQEATGSMGDDTPMAVLSRQTRPLYDYFRQAFAQVTNPPIDPLREGIAMSLTTQLGKETNIFHAGAETVNHVILNSPVLSQRKLRQLLKMEQYVARNRLIDLSYSVEEGLKAGLERICQEVEAAARDGAVMLLLSDRYPVPDRPMAHALLATGAVHHHLCKVGLRCDVNLIIETGTARDPHHMACLLGFGATAVYPYLAYQTLFDLGRRGILQLSKGGEQSQIGRRYRKGIYKGLSKIISKMGICTIASYRGAQLFEIVGLDPDVVELCFTETPARIGGVSLSRLDTEARELTARAWNDQLKPEVGGLLKYVHGGEYHMYNPDVVMTLQRATRTGDASDWQKYVDAVHSRPASTLRDLVQLKRADTPTPLDEVAPAADVLRRFDTAAISLGALSPEAHEALAIAMNRLGGRSNSGEGGEDPARYGTEKRSKIKQVASGRFGVTPEYLVNAEVLQIKVAQGAKPGEGGQLPGHKVNELIARLRYAKPGIGLISPPPHHDIYSIEDLAQLIYDLKQVNPTALVSVKLVAHAGVGTIAAGVVKAGADLITVSGHDGGTGASPVSSIRYAGVPWELGVAESHQALVANDLRDRTILQTDGGLKTGLDVVKAALLGADSFGFGTAPMIVLGCKYLRICHLNNCATGVATQDERLRANYFTGLPERVEHFFRLLAEEVRQWLSYLGVRSLDEIVGRTDLLEQLEVSPRPGVKVDLSRLLTHAQYDGSHCAAQRLYESPDSLATQMDGLLADAIANKTGGDHRFLIHNTDRSIGARLSGTIARAHGNHGMSDAPLNLRFRGTAGQSFGAFNAGGLQLELEGEANDYVGKGMAGGRLVVRPPRGARFEARNTPIVGNTCLYGATGGELFAAGRAGERFAVRNSGALAVVEGAGDHCCEYMTDGVVLVLGKVGLNFGAGFTGGLAYVLDIERDFVDRYNHELIDIHRVSAEGFENHRQHLHTLISRHRELTGSIWAQQILDEFRDYIGKFWLVKPKAASIESLTESLRRAA; from the coding sequence ATGGCCCCCCGCACTCGCCAAGGGCTCGACGACTACGGTCTCTACAACAGCGCGCGCGACGAACGCGACGCCTGTGGTTTTGGCATGGTCGCGCAGTTGGACGACCAGCCTTCCCGTTCGCTGGTCGATACCGCGATCGCTGCGCTGTCGCGCATGACCCACCGTGGCGGCGTGGCCGCCGACGGGCTCACCGGCGACGGCTGCGGCCTGCTGATCCGCAAACCCGACGCTTTCCTGCGCGGGCTGGCCCGCGATGCCGGCATCACGCTAGGCACGCGCTATGCGGCCGGCGTGGTGTTCCTGCCGCTGGACGAGGCCGATGCGGCGCGCTGTCGCAGCGAGCTGGAAACCCAGCTGCAGATTGCCGGCGTGCAGTTCCGCGGCTGGCGCGTGGTGCCCACCGATGACAGCGTGTGCGGCCAGCTGGCCCGCGACACCCTGCCGCGCATCGAGCAAGTGTTTGTCGATGCCGGCGTCGAGCAGACCGAAGACGGCTTCACCCTGGCGCTGTTTCTGGCGCGCCGCCGCGCCGAGCAGGCCTTGCGCGAGGTGGACAACTTCTACGTCACCACGCTGTCGCCCAATGGCATCAGCTACAAGGGCATGGTGCTGCCGGACAAGCTGAGCACGTTCTACCCGGACCTGCAGCGCAGCGATCTATCATCCAGCGCGATTGTGTTTCACCAACGTTTTTCCACCAATACGCTGCCGCGCTGGCCGCTGGCGCATCCGTTCCGCCTGCTCGCCCACAACGGCGAGATCAACACCATCGAAGGCAACCGGCGCTGGGCGCAGGCGCGTAGCAAGGTGTGGCAGACGCCGCGCTTTGACATCGCCGAATTCGACCCGGTGATCTCCATGCATGGCTCCGATTCGCAGAGCCTGGACAACATGCTGGAGCTGCTGATCGCCGGTGGCATGGACCTGCTGCAGGCGCTGCGCATCCTGGTGCCGCCGGCGACCCAGTCGCTGGAGTTCAAGGACGCCGATCTGGCCGCGTTCTACGAGTTCTACGGCCTCAACACCGAGCCGTGGGACGGCCCGGCCGGCATCGTGGCCTGCGACAGCCGCTACGCGGCCTGCATGCTCGACCGCAACGGCCTGCGCCCGGCGCGCTGGATGCTGACCTCCGACCGCCATTTCCTGGTGGCTTCCGAGGCCGGCGTGTGGGAATTGCCGGCCGAGCGCATCACCCGCAAGGGCAAGCTGGGCCCGGGCGAGATGATGGCGATCGATCTGAAGCGCGGCGACCTGCTCGATTCCGATGCCATCGACCGCATCAACCGTGCGCGTGCGCCCTACAAGCAATGGCTGCAGCAGGGCGTGACCTACCTGCAGACCGAGTTGATCGACCCGTCGCTGGTGGAAGAACCCTTCAGCGAGCAGACCCTGCGCAGCTACCACAAGCTGTTCCAGCTCAGCACCGAGGAAGTGGAGCAGATCCTGCGCCCGCTGGCCGAGACCGAGCAGGAAGCCACCGGCTCGATGGGCGACGACACCCCGATGGCGGTGCTCAGCCGCCAGACCCGGCCGCTGTACGACTACTTCCGCCAGGCGTTCGCGCAGGTCACCAACCCGCCGATCGACCCGCTGCGCGAAGGCATCGCGATGTCGCTCACCACCCAGCTCGGCAAGGAGACCAACATCTTCCATGCCGGCGCGGAAACGGTGAACCACGTCATCCTGAATTCGCCGGTGCTCAGCCAGCGCAAGCTGCGCCAGCTGCTGAAGATGGAGCAGTACGTTGCGCGTAATCGCCTGATCGACCTGTCCTACAGCGTCGAAGAAGGCCTCAAGGCCGGCCTGGAACGCATCTGCCAGGAAGTGGAAGCCGCCGCCCGCGATGGCGCGGTGATGCTGCTGCTGTCCGACCGTTACCCGGTGCCGGACCGCCCGATGGCGCATGCGTTGCTGGCCACCGGCGCGGTGCATCACCACCTGTGCAAGGTGGGCCTGCGCTGCGACGTCAACCTGATCATCGAAACCGGTACCGCGCGCGACCCGCACCACATGGCGTGCCTGCTCGGCTTCGGCGCCACCGCGGTGTACCCGTACCTGGCCTACCAGACCCTGTTCGACCTGGGCCGCCGCGGCATCCTGCAACTGAGCAAGGGCGGCGAGCAGTCGCAGATCGGCCGCCGTTACCGCAAGGGCATCTACAAGGGCCTGTCCAAGATCATCTCCAAGATGGGCATCTGCACCATCGCCAGCTACCGCGGCGCGCAGTTGTTCGAGATCGTCGGGCTGGACCCGGACGTGGTGGAGCTGTGCTTTACCGAAACGCCGGCGCGCATCGGCGGGGTAAGCCTGTCGCGGCTGGACACCGAAGCACGCGAGCTCACCGCACGCGCCTGGAACGACCAGCTCAAGCCGGAAGTGGGCGGCCTGCTCAAGTATGTGCACGGCGGCGAATACCACATGTACAACCCGGACGTGGTCATGACGCTGCAGCGCGCCACCCGCACCGGCGATGCCAGCGATTGGCAGAAGTATGTAGATGCGGTGCATTCGCGCCCGGCCTCCACGCTGCGCGATCTGGTGCAGCTCAAGCGCGCCGACACGCCAACCCCGCTGGACGAAGTCGCCCCGGCCGCCGATGTGCTGCGCCGTTTCGACACCGCCGCGATCAGCCTGGGCGCGTTGTCGCCGGAAGCGCACGAAGCACTCGCCATTGCGATGAACCGCCTGGGCGGGCGCAGCAATTCCGGCGAAGGCGGCGAAGACCCGGCCCGCTACGGCACCGAGAAGCGCTCCAAGATCAAGCAGGTGGCCTCCGGCCGTTTCGGCGTGACCCCGGAATATCTGGTCAACGCCGAGGTGCTGCAGATCAAGGTCGCCCAGGGCGCCAAGCCCGGCGAAGGCGGCCAGCTGCCCGGCCACAAGGTCAACGAACTGATCGCCCGGCTGCGCTACGCCAAGCCCGGCATCGGCCTGATCAGCCCGCCGCCGCATCACGACATCTATTCGATCGAAGACCTGGCCCAGCTGATCTATGACCTCAAGCAGGTCAACCCGACCGCACTGGTGTCGGTGAAGCTGGTGGCGCATGCCGGCGTCGGCACGATTGCCGCCGGCGTGGTCAAGGCCGGCGCCGATCTGATCACCGTGTCCGGCCATGACGGCGGCACCGGCGCCAGCCCGGTCAGCTCGATCCGCTATGCGGGCGTGCCGTGGGAGCTGGGCGTCGCCGAGTCGCACCAGGCGCTGGTGGCCAACGACCTGCGCGATCGCACCATCCTGCAGACCGACGGCGGCCTGAAGACCGGCCTGGACGTGGTCAAGGCCGCGTTGCTGGGCGCCGACAGCTTCGGCTTCGGCACCGCGCCGATGATCGTGCTGGGCTGCAAGTACCTGCGCATCTGCCACCTCAACAACTGCGCCACCGGCGTGGCCACGCAGGACGAGCGCCTGCGCGCGAACTACTTCACCGGCCTGCCCGAACGCGTGGAGCATTTCTTCCGCCTGCTGGCCGAAGAAGTGCGCCAGTGGTTGTCGTACCTGGGCGTGCGTTCGCTGGACGAGATCGTTGGCCGCACCGATCTGCTGGAACAGCTCGAGGTCTCGCCGCGTCCGGGCGTCAAGGTCGATCTGTCACGCCTGCTCACCCATGCGCAGTACGACGGCAGCCATTGCGCGGCCCAGCGCCTGTACGAATCGCCGGACAGCCTGGCCACGCAGATGGACGGCCTGCTCGCCGATGCGATCGCCAACAAGACCGGCGGCGACCACCGCTTCCTGATCCACAACACCGACCGTTCGATCGGCGCGCGCCTGTCCGGCACCATTGCGCGGGCGCACGGCAACCACGGCATGAGCGATGCGCCGTTGAACCTGCGCTTCCGCGGCACCGCTGGGCAAAGCTTTGGCGCGTTCAACGCCGGTGGCCTGCAGCTGGAGCTGGAAGGCGAAGCCAACGACTACGTCGGCAAGGGCATGGCCGGCGGCCGGCTGGTGGTGCGCCCACCACGCGGCGCACGCTTTGAAGCGCGCAACACCCCGATCGTGGGCAACACCTGCCTGTATGGCGCCACCGGCGGCGAGCTGTTCGCAGCCGGCCGCGCGGGCGAGCGCTTTGCGGTGCGTAATTCAGGCGCACTGGCGGTGGTGGAAGGCGCCGGCGATCACTGCTGCGAATACATGACCGACGGCGTGGTGCTGGTGCTGGGCAAGGTGGGCCTGAACTTCGGCGCCGGCTTCACTGGCGGCCTGGCCTATGTGCTGGATATCGAACGCGACTTCGTGGACCGCTACAACCACGAGTTGATCGACATCCACCGCGTCTCCGCCGAAGGTTTCGAAAACCATCGCCAGCACCTGCACACACTGATCAGCCGCCACCGCGAGCTGACCGGCAGCATCTGGGCGCAACAGATCCTCGACGAGTTCCGCGACTACATCGGCAAGTTCTGGCTGGTCAAACCCAAGGCCGCCAGCATTGAGTCGTTGACCGAGTCGCTCAGGCGAGCGGCGTAG
- a CDS encoding class I SAM-dependent methyltransferase — translation MARSYRTSFFREWITAPASVAAILPSGRALAAVITSELSHTTERVLELGPGTGVFTEAMLDRGVQENNLVLLEYNAAFSALLKQRFPRANLLQMDVTGLEALPRIDGGRVDAVICGLGLLTMPMHQVAAIVRGAFLHLKDDGRMYLFTYGLKCSVPDCILDQLDLEAVKIGRTYRNLPPATTYRLQRRSYAC, via the coding sequence ATGGCGCGTTCGTACAGGACTTCATTTTTTCGCGAATGGATCACTGCGCCCGCATCGGTTGCGGCGATCCTTCCATCCGGGCGCGCGCTGGCCGCGGTGATCACCTCCGAGCTCTCGCATACCACCGAGCGGGTGCTCGAACTCGGCCCCGGCACCGGTGTGTTCACCGAAGCGATGCTCGACAGGGGTGTGCAGGAAAACAATCTGGTGCTGCTGGAGTACAACGCGGCGTTTTCCGCATTGCTCAAACAGCGGTTTCCCCGTGCCAACCTGCTGCAGATGGATGTGACCGGCCTGGAAGCACTGCCGCGCATCGACGGCGGGCGCGTGGATGCGGTGATCTGCGGCCTGGGCTTGCTGACCATGCCCATGCACCAGGTGGCGGCGATCGTGCGCGGTGCCTTCCTGCATCTCAAGGATGATGGCCGCATGTATCTGTTTACCTACGGATTGAAGTGCTCGGTGCCCGACTGCATTCTCGACCAGCTCGATCTGGAGGCCGTCAAAATCGGGCGCACGTATCGCAACCTGCCGCCGGCGACTACCTACCGCCTGCAGCGCCGTTCGTACGCCTGCTGA
- a CDS encoding LysR family transcriptional regulator, with protein sequence MIDLNDIALYVQVVRSGSFAEAARRLGTAPNSVSRRVQQLEAQLDTRLMQRSTRKLTLTDAGQAFYERCGDAVDGLTDAGQSLVAGGEEVAGLVRVAAPADFLDFFRVEWVADFLAAHPRVRLEFLLSDARADLIAERIDVAFRAGILADSSYVGRPILADNRDVLVASPGYLQARGRPLRLDELPQHDCLGIPHPSGHVSWTLVGPSGLAETVQVPTRFAANTARALRLAAVAGLGIALLPQALTWPDVAEGRLVTVLPDFQRNGQGVHALYPSRRHQPRAVTAFIEAVSARLNAM encoded by the coding sequence GTGATCGACCTCAATGACATTGCGCTGTATGTGCAGGTCGTGCGTAGCGGCAGTTTTGCCGAGGCCGCGCGCCGGCTGGGCACCGCGCCCAATAGCGTGAGCCGGCGCGTGCAGCAGCTCGAAGCGCAGCTGGATACGCGGCTGATGCAGCGCTCCACCCGCAAGCTCACCCTGACCGATGCCGGGCAGGCGTTTTACGAACGTTGCGGCGATGCGGTGGACGGGCTGACCGATGCCGGGCAATCGCTGGTGGCCGGTGGCGAGGAGGTCGCTGGCCTGGTGCGGGTGGCAGCGCCGGCGGATTTCCTGGATTTCTTCCGGGTCGAATGGGTGGCCGACTTCCTGGCCGCGCATCCGCGCGTGCGCCTGGAATTCTTGCTCAGCGATGCGCGCGCGGATCTGATTGCCGAGCGCATCGACGTGGCATTTCGCGCCGGCATCCTGGCCGACTCCAGTTACGTGGGGCGGCCGATCCTGGCCGACAACCGCGATGTGCTGGTGGCGAGCCCAGGTTATCTGCAGGCACGTGGCAGGCCGCTGCGCCTGGATGAGCTGCCGCAGCACGATTGCCTGGGCATTCCGCATCCCAGCGGGCACGTCAGCTGGACGCTGGTAGGTCCGTCCGGGCTTGCCGAGACAGTGCAGGTGCCCACCCGTTTTGCCGCAAATACAGCGCGCGCGCTACGCTTGGCGGCCGTGGCCGGGCTGGGAATCGCCTTGTTGCCGCAGGCACTGACCTGGCCGGATGTGGCCGAAGGCCGCCTGGTCACGGTGTTGCCGGATTTCCAGCGCAATGGCCAGGGCGTGCATGCGCTGTATCCCAGCCGGCGGCATCAGCCGCGCGCGGTGACGGCGTTTATCGAGGCGGTCAGCGCGCGCTTGAATGCGATGTAG
- a CDS encoding pirin family protein, translating to MNAQLASFHADPPSQGAPTVPSAARPRPVVFRTSGTRRGPITRLMSPGDLGQLVKPFVFLDLFTVKPTVGGAPMGMHPHSGIATLTYLMEGEVGYEDSTGKHGTLPTGGVEWMRAGNGVWHDGMPVGGASAVGFQLWVALPAAEENAPAQSLYLSPEQVPSVGPARVLLGRYGQAQSLIPAPADMTYLRVQLADGERWRYVPPAGHDVAWIAVHGGQLEAAETIASGHMAVFKDGEQAIEVTAVGPTTFVLGSAVKHPHDLVMGHYSVHTNAASLAQGEAEIRRIGAQLRSQGRLG from the coding sequence ATGAACGCACAACTGGCCTCCTTCCACGCCGATCCGCCGTCGCAGGGCGCGCCGACCGTGCCGTCCGCCGCCCGGCCGCGCCCGGTGGTGTTCCGTACCAGTGGCACCCGTCGCGGCCCGATCACCCGGCTGATGAGCCCGGGCGACCTGGGCCAGCTGGTCAAGCCGTTCGTGTTCCTGGACCTGTTCACCGTCAAGCCGACGGTTGGCGGGGCGCCGATGGGCATGCATCCGCATTCGGGTATCGCCACGCTGACCTACCTGATGGAGGGCGAGGTGGGCTACGAAGACAGCACCGGCAAGCACGGCACCCTGCCCACCGGCGGAGTGGAGTGGATGCGCGCCGGCAACGGCGTCTGGCACGACGGCATGCCGGTGGGCGGCGCGTCGGCGGTGGGTTTCCAGCTCTGGGTGGCGCTGCCGGCCGCCGAGGAGAACGCCCCGGCGCAAAGCCTGTATCTGTCGCCCGAGCAGGTGCCCAGCGTGGGCCCGGCGCGGGTGTTGCTGGGGCGCTATGGCCAGGCGCAGAGCCTGATCCCGGCACCGGCCGACATGACCTACCTCCGCGTGCAGCTGGCCGACGGCGAGCGTTGGCGCTACGTGCCGCCGGCCGGCCACGACGTGGCCTGGATCGCGGTGCACGGTGGGCAGCTGGAGGCGGCCGAAACCATCGCCAGCGGGCACATGGCGGTGTTCAAGGACGGCGAGCAGGCGATCGAGGTGACTGCGGTTGGCCCGACCACCTTCGTGCTCGGCTCGGCGGTCAAGCATCCGCACGATCTGGTGATGGGCCATTACTCGGTGCACACCAACGCGGCCAGCCTGGCCCAGGGCGAAGCGGAGATCCGCCGCATCGGCGCGCAGCTGCGCAGCCAGGGGCGCCTGGGTTGA